One Glycine soja cultivar W05 chromosome 7, ASM419377v2, whole genome shotgun sequence genomic window, aactttattttattctccatcaaataaataataaaatatcctttttattttctctcaaatcattattttattataacttattttctttatttatttaattataaaacatcattattctctaaaattttatttactaacAAAATTTGGGTGTTACATAACCTTTTCCAATTCTTTTGACGCTGTCATTGTTAAACGCCTTTTTAGATTAGACAGAGAAGCAGGTTGCATGGATTTTGGATTATTAATTGGGTTAAATTAAATAGACGTGCATTTTTCTTGACTTGAATCTTAGCATGAGCTCACCTTTTGTTTACTTATATAAGCAACTTGGACTTCATTTTTTGGAGCGCTTTCTTATTCAAGTTTGAGACCCTACAGTGATTGGACAAGTTTGTTATTTTATAGTGATAGATGGCAagtttgttttattaaattttattattatttagatatttttatattacattcATTATAAGAAATTTGCGGATTAGTGAGAAAATATTTCCTAACCATTCTCTTGCTAATTAGCGGGGGATTAGAGACAAAAACCAATTTTGGTCGTTAGTTGGTCGCAATTTTGCGAGGGATTAATCTTGCTTCTGACGTATCGCAATTAGCTACCTTTTGGCGAGGAAATTATAAGCCCAGAAAAAATGAAGTTACATCTTATTAACcttattattcaatttaatattgtcatatcttaatattttttttatttctgatcTTATCTTATACTTTATCAACTTGTCTCTTTCACGACTAAGTCAACACGACGAACTAACTTTTTCCCATGTAAGGTTATTGGTCGTACGAAAACAAACAATTTTGGCTGTTGGCAACACGAGAACCCAACTTTCCAACACGACAAACAGTTTTGACTAAGTCAGCAACACGACGAACTAACTTTTTCCCATGTGGGGTTATTGGTCGTACGTGTGGGGTTATTGGTCGTACGAAGACAAACAATTTTGGCTGTTGGCAACACGAGAACCCAACTTTCCAACACGACAAACAGTTTTGACTAAGTCAGCAACACGACAACCCAACTTTGTCCATCCATTTTACTGAatggtaatatatatatataaacaataaattCGGAAAGTATCCCTCAAACTATTGGCATGCAGCACAAAATGAAGTCCATTAATTGTTTTATCAAGTAGGGTTCTCCACTTCAATCACCTAAGCAGTCACGTTGTATTTCATATATATACCATCCTTAAATGCTAGTTATGTAGCTCGAGAGACAAGATAAGTTATAATTAAGTAATAAGCAATTCCTACAgtacaaaatattaattgtatttacGTTAAATCTAATTAACGTatgtaaaaagaagaaaaacttaCTCTATCCAGAGGATAAATATGGAGCTTTATGCAGGCTTTTCTAAAGGATAAACATGCAAAATCTTCCgtctaatgaaaaaaaaaaacttcaaattaatattaagccaaaataacaactttgaaataatacataaataaaaatatggatggttagaaattttataatttttaattaattaattaattagaattacatcttatgttataatatttatattagttatttatattttttatgaactcAATATAAGTGATTTACTTTACTGAATTTATTAgactatcaacaaaaaaattgatagaTTTAATGAGTGGAAACCGATTCGACTTAATAgggaataataaaaattctaataaatttaaaatctaatgCATGGTCCTCAATacaccaaattaaaaatatatattttcttttctcttcatctaaagaaaaaatgataattccAAGAATaaggtaatttaatttaaaaaatttattaaattaattattcataattattttttagatttcacTATATTTTTTAGCAATTattatagatttaaatatttttaaaactcttCTTCATGATCTAATTCACAAAATATCTTGTTATGATTTATTTCCATTAtagataataatttgaaatcGACCCTAAacagaaaatgaataaaaaaatatatcatatttgGTAAAAGAGCCTAGAAAAGAACTATTAGAAAACGAGAGTCATAATTTCCAGTTAAGACAAAATGACAGCAACGCAACAACAATAATGAACGCCgaattgaaaagtaaaggaCAACATTTCACTTATCTATATTTTGCTTAAATAATTCCTAAATGATTTTGTCATTTCAATAGTTGGAAGACATGCTGATTAATAGTGTCGGTAGCATATGtttgatatttatatattgaataaataatcTATTTGATCCTTCAAGAATATATTCCCTCATAATTTcatcttatatataaataaataatctattTGATCCTTCAAGAATATATTCCTTCATAATTTCATCTCTACAAGATGAAAATCACTAATTTGGTCCTGATATTTGTAAATGTTATGagaatttagttttattattaatcttttgttgagaataaaattaaattgaatacaTAGTGACATATCGGTGTTTAAGGGTCTATTTGAAAGgagtgaaaatgaaagaaaagaaaattgaaaaaaaataatatatatatatatatatatatatatatatatatatataaaatatgatgatgcattttttatttaaatgaagaaaaaatgaaaggaaaactaaaagaaaaagtgacttcaagaaataaaattttaaaattttctttcctttcatttttctttcaatttaaattttaaagtttttcttcttttctcattttcttttttctttacaaaacataagaaatttatattatcttttatatatatattattctatcaaatattaaatttttagaagaaaaatgatTGTCTAAATTGACAgtaaaattttagtattttctttTAGCTCTCGGGTGACCCAATGAGTGAAGATTCATGTCTTACCCAATTTTGACTTGAGGGTTGTTTCTCCTCCCGCGCTCTGCAATTAATGAAGGCGGTGCACATCGACCTCCTCCAAAGCCACGACAGAGCTTTCTTTAGGCTTTGTTTGAAAAAGAAAGACAACTCATTACATTAAGTGTCAAAGTTTTAATTACGACCATTTGGACAACACCAAGTTGCAAAGTTTAAAAATTGAGTTGACACTTGTTGTAAATTGTGCAAGGTCTCGTACCAGCAATGAAAGAGGTAATGCCTGGTCTTCCACACAAGTTTGGTGCTATACATCTGTAGAAGAATTTTTCTAAACAATGAAGACAAAAGGACCTTAAGCAAGTGAAGAATGCATCTGTGGGGTGAGTTAATTTTGAAACTTCAAGGCCATATGCAAAAAATAATAAGGGGCCTTCATTAAATTTGGAATGCAAATTAGTATATCAACAATGATATCTGTAAATCTATATATCAGCTAGAGTATCCGATTGAATAATATAATTGGTATATAAccgctagttttttttttttttaaggcagtaaaagagaaaaacaaacaaacagaaGAAGCAAACAGACGGTACGAGACAAAGATCATCattgcctatatatatataggctctAATCAAGCCAAAAAGGAGAGAtgatccacgttcatttctgaGTCTCAGTCACCCTACCAGCCAGCACATCCACAACAACAGAATTGGCATCTTCTAATAATGATAGCCTCCAATAATGTCTTATCAATTAAAAGCTTTATCTCTCTCCAATCAAATTACCATGGGTGTGTGTTAGCTCATCCACATTTTTGAATGTGACATCCTCTaccattcattttaattatcaaataaaacttattaaaaacatgttCGACTCAAAATAAGGTcgttaaaatttacaaaaatattttgttaaatcagtgaggtgaaataaaatagactaacatcataaaattaatataaaaaattatatcacaatgtcacatcttatcagagcgttgtgtcccgacgtccttcagcataaTATTCAGTTCATCTAGTCATCTGTTCCcctgaacacaaagttcaaaatTATCActggatccaaacacaaacaacaaaccgggagtgagttatcacattcgtgACTAATAGAGAAATAAGACAACTAGTTATGCATATcatataaatcaaataaaacttacttacacgtaattcatgtaattccaccactttgtcattcaaagttcaattttcatctattaatcgcacttttcaatcatcaatcacattacacaagaatcacacgctctgatcaagatataataacacctcaatttcataataaacaattagcaagcgcatgagacagttatgctaagactcaagcctatatgcaatgtggtaccatgtcagtgaaaaaccacgctaggacgcttaggagtacataacaagacacactacacaatgggtttgtcaagtcactctcactaagtaagatcatagggagaccagtcagggtcacgatatTTTGCgaaaatgctccaaccatatgggatcagcataggcttaaaggagcactcaaactcaGTGACCTCCAAGGCCTATATTCCGAAGAGTCcgttagggcctctccctcctgattcaggtccaacccctaaaatcattttagcacacagacactgctcgtgaattatacaatactcatgacctcacactcgtgtgttaaacacgtacaacatattgtgttacaatttaacactggttcctaaataggaaacctacacttcctctttaacactggttcctaaataggaaacctacactttctctttaacactgcgcatttacacttttctcaagataacattggtcgggttattgtacaattcacagcttacaacaccaataatgtcacatcaagagttaatcacacacttattcacgaccaaaactcattcacaatttcacatctcataatgtcacaatccaccatcagatgttttcacgtatctcacaattcaacatctgttctactttacacttttactcaatctcaataacaatattataatctcaaggcaacatattattccacaattcatcacatatttcatttataagcactactcatgaattatacaataccacgacctcacactcatgtttcaaacatgttttacACAATTGCGCttcaatttaacactggttcctaactaggaacctacactttctctttaacactgcacataaacactggtcgagttattgtataattcatagttcacaatataattaatgtaacatcaagtgttaaacacatccacttattcacaatcgaatatcatgtccacattttaacatctcataacatcacaacaaccatctcataacatttctaatgatattcataaggtacaacatacacatgttcatcaaatttaaccataatattctcaaactccaacaattaataatttttggaatcatactataacactctacaatattatttacgtaaattattaatataaataattacttttatatataaactagcatacatcatattgaatcacaaatttcaaagtaagctttcagtgcacaaattctaaataattatatgaacactttggtcaattttaattatgatattagttttttaaattatatataaatacctaaaaagcaagaaaaagagaaaatacaaaatcaatatatctctctaaatttcttcttactttatttcatcaattcatattaattagaaaaatgctcgatttatagggttcacgttcaacacaatagcatatcaatttcacaacaattggtctatcaaacatatataattcactgtaataattataaggataaaataaaaattgcaaaaacaccccaaaactcattccaattgatatctttaaggatccctacacatgttctcactaatccccaattgtgaataagtcatccttacctctgagcggactcacgtgtcttcagtcagcgatagcagcatctctaacggttccctgagattcctccagttattcctccgactgctccgatagaattctcaaacataagagagacggagaagagattgaagcctccacttgtactgtcttaatgcgattcctttttctccctccacgaatattatcttgCAAATCCCAACATTGAAAGTGTGCGCAATTGAATttagaacaacatatccaaatttcatgaaaatccaacggttaacgaaatcgggatcgtagttttaccaagacaattttgggtttctgcaggaaaataaaaggctacaatgcgaagggttttcctatAAGTTCAgacatgattttaaaattcccaacggtgagaatgtttgAAATTGGGTTACGAACgtggtactcaaatttcacgatgatccaacggtgaatgagtctggGATcctcgtttttctgagacaggttttgttggttgcgggaaaaagaaagggttttgagaggaaaaaggaaaaaacgaaaataagaCCAAGAGGAGACAGCTAACTTAACATAGTTATTTATActtagggtactcagcctattatttgctttatatttatttatttattactaaaaagttttttttaaaatttatttttaaaaaatgggatATTACATTGATAGCAAGAAGCAATTTATTATACGAAAGCAAGTGCTCAGACATGAAATATATTCAATTTCCAATTATTCTCCATGCCACTACAGCCACTTTCCAATGCCACTACAGGCCATAATTAGCTCCATGCCACTAAGTCACTTTCCAATTAATATATTCAAACATTTTATCATcataaatcattaaattattttatcgcAACCAATTAATTATAATCCAACTCCATCTAGATGGATTTGAAGTTTTACAAACTTCCTATCATACCCTTGGCTTATGAAAAATTttgctatatatatgtgtggtatTCCTGGCTTCAAAAGCACAATTCATCGTTCCCTTGAGCTAATAATTTTGCACTTATATTCCTGCCTTTACTTGGATTCTGTCGCAAAAGGCAAATACATAGCATCTTGAGCAGTTGAGCAATTGAGCTATCATACAAAAGCAAGCGAAGGTACGTAAGATTTTATCATCCTAATGGATTATGTGTTGTGTGCAAAAATATTCTGTAAAACTAAATTTTCAATCTAAATTTTAATGTGCACACATACTTTTTGAAAGTAATCAAATGTTATCACAAAATCAAGTATacttataaattgagtttgaaagttgaaacagcTTTGAGCCCATCAACCTAAATAATTCAACCCACTTATCTAATGGATCAATAACGGGTTGGGTTGGATTAATCAACTAGATTGAgttttatgttctttttttgtaatttcaaaAATCCATGATTGAATATTCTTAAAATGGGAAGATTAAAAAAAGCTTGTACTTTTATTACTGTAAATTAATATTCAacgaattaaattaatttttcttaattttttatttgaatatttttcatattttactcTGTTTAATACAAATCAAGAATATACTTGCTAGTTAATTTCaatctcatttttgttttgtgagaattgattataatttgcttgaaggtagaagagaTCAGTTATGatgagcaattccaaacaaaagaagaaattgaAGGCACACAAGAAAAAGGATGAATGGTTGAAGGACATGAGGGGTAACCTAAGTTTGCTGGCTACCGTAATTGCAACTATGACCTTTCAGAGTGCTATTAATCCACCAGGTGGCATTAGGCCAGCAAGTGAAACTGGAGAAATCACATGTCCAGATACAAGCAAAAACATTACGGTTCCATGCCCTGGAGAAGCTGTCCTATCTGTTCTTAAAGCAGACACCTACAACAGCTTCCTTTATTGTAACACAATATGTTTTGCTTCATCTTTAGCTGTTTGTCTCTTGCTTGTGAGTGGACTCCCTCTTAATAACCGATTCTTCATCTGGTTCTTCTCAATATGCATGTGCATCACCCTCACTGCCCTCACCCTTACCTACTTATATGGTTTGCAAATGGTCACCCCAAACGACGTTTGGGATAATTCATTATTCAGCATGGTTGGAGTCGTTATTTTTATTTGGATCATACTTCTAGGAATCGTCGTAATTTTCCTCTCCCTACGCCTACTTTTTTGGATTGTCACTAAATGCCGGAATAAAAAACAAACTGAACAAGGAGAAGATCAAAACCAAAGTAAACAAGAAGATCCAAAACAAAGTACAGGAGAAGATGCAACCTAGTTCTGCTCATCCATCAGGCCATGCATCGCATATCAACCTTCCTTACTTGTGGACTATTTTACATTGTTAAGCAATATTATTAATCatacataaataaacaaatttgtcTTTAGTGTACGTCTCATAGCAGATTTGATTTTTCAACTTTCATATTATTGTATAATGCTTTGTTgggtatataaataattttgtagtttTGAACTCTGTACTTTGTCTAGGgattttcatacttcatatctgtataaaattatatgccataatatatatatatatatatatatatatatatatatatatatataaaatttatatttaaaatagtatCCTTCTGATGAGTGTGTAAAAAATAATGGTTTAAATTAAAGAAcatatgtataatatatattttataatttctttggaGAGTTATGCTACTAGTGATAACTGATAGTTCCACGTACGGTCGAAAATAAGATAACTTTGGAGATGATAATTCAGTTTGTGAAATGGTACATGACAGTAAGAGGGGACGGCTTCTTAGTTAATTGTGAGGAAAGGTACGTTAGCATGATAGTGCAAAGgttggttttaaattttaatgcttAGAACTTAAATCttgaactgttttttttttttttttgacagaataaATCTTGTATACTGATGCTGACTACTTCTCCAATCGTTTCCATTTGTTCTATAAAAATATGACTCAGTAAATAGAGatttttaaatacaataagTGTTGAATATTGTTACTATTAATGTAGTCTCCCTTAACAAAACTGTACATATGCAACTAAGGGTATAcatagctagctagctagctcaAATGAATCTGTACTTACGTAACCAaaacttcaaattaattttatcagatGACTTATGAAAAAACCACAACCCAATTTTATCAGATATACAACGCACGTGTTAAATAGTCTAACTTGATAAGTCTTAATTAAGTCAAAATTCTAAATCAAAACAGTAAACAATATGTTAATTGATAAgttttatatttcaaagaaattttacaaattttcatcaaaatcaC contains:
- the LOC114418148 gene encoding uncharacterized protein LOC114418148; translated protein: MMSNSKQKKKLKAHKKKDEWLKDMRGNLSLLATVIATMTFQSAINPPGGIRPASETGEITCPDTSKNITVPCPGEAVLSVLKADTYNSFLYCNTICFASSLAVCLLLVSGLPLNNRFFIWFFSICMCITLTALTLTYLYGLQMVTPNDVWDNSLFSMVGVVIFIWIILLGIVVIFLSLRLLFWIVTKCRNKKQTEQGEDQNQSKQEDPKQSTGEDAT